A genomic region of Tamandua tetradactyla isolate mTamTet1 chromosome 2, mTamTet1.pri, whole genome shotgun sequence contains the following coding sequences:
- the EXOSC2 gene encoding exosome complex component RRP4 produces MALEMRLPVPRKPLSENLGRETKKHLVVPGDTITTDTGFMRGHGTYMGEEKLIASVAGSVERVNKLICVKALKTRYNGEVGDIVVGRITEVQQKRWKVETNSRLDSVLLLSSMNLPGGELRRRSAKDELAMRGFLQEGDLISAEVQAVFSDGAVSLHTRSLKYGKLGQGVLVQVSPSLVKRQKTHFHDLPCGASVILGNNGFIWIYPTPEHKEEEAGGFVANLEPVSLADREVISRLRNCIVSLVTQRMMLYDTSILYCYEASLPHQIKDILKPEIMEEIVIETRQRLLEQEG; encoded by the exons ATGGCGCTGGAAATGAGGCTTCCTGTTCCTCGTAAACCTCTTAGCGAGAATCTGGGCCGCGAGACTAAGAAACACCTGGTGGTGCCGGGGGACACGATCACTACGGACACGGGCTTCATGCG GGGTCATGGAACTTATATGGGGGAAGAGAAGCTCATAGCATCTGTGGCTGGTTCTGTAGAGAGAGTTAACAAGTTGATCTGTGTGAAAGCTTTGAAAACCAG ataCAATGGTGAAGTGGGAGACATTGTAGTGGGGAGAATCACAGAG GTTCAACAGAAGAGGTGGAAGGTGGAGACCAACTCCAGGCTGGATTCAGTCTTGCTTCTCTCATCCATGAACCTTCCTGGAGGAGAGCTG AGGAGAAGATCTGCAAAAGATGAGCTTGCAATGAGAGGTTTCTTGCAGGAAGGGGACCTTATCAGC GCTGAAGTCCAGGCAGTGTTCTCTGATGGCGCTGTTTCTCTGCACACAAGGAGTCTAAAATATGGAAAA ctAGGTCAGGGTGTTTTGGTTCAGGTTTCCCCCTCCTTGGTGAAACGTCAGAAAACTCATTTCCATGACTTGCCATGTGGTGCTTCAGTGATTCTGGGTAACAATGGCTTCATCTGGATCTACCCAACACCTGAGCACAAGGAAGAGGAAGCAGGTGGCTTTGTTGCCAATCTGGAG CCTGTCTCCCTGGCTGATCGAGAGGTGATATCCCGGCTTCGGAACTGCATTGTCTCACTGGTAACTCAGAGGATGATGTTATATGATACCAGTATCCTGTATTGCTATGAAGCCTCCCTTCCACATCAG aTCAAAGACATCTTAAAGCCAgagataatggaggaaattgtgaTAGAAACGCGCCAGAGGCTTTTAGAACAGGAGGGCTAA
- the LOC143672591 gene encoding uncharacterized protein LOC143672591: protein MSPTALLVSAQPKTLMRRKSLDWFHRPFKKRT, encoded by the coding sequence ATGTCACCTACGGCCCTTTTAGTCTCAGCCCAGCCAAAAACGTTAATGCGAAGGAAAAGTCTGGATTGGTTTCACAGGCCCTTTAAAAAGCGGACTTAA